In bacterium, the following proteins share a genomic window:
- a CDS encoding DegT/DnrJ/EryC1/StrS family aminotransferase, with amino-acid sequence MLRVRRVVEHGQYILGPEVAELESSLAEYLGVAHVIGVNSGTDALVLALSTHRIGPGDEVITPSHTFLATTAAICARGATPVFADVDPRTMVICAKSVEERITSRTRALLPVHLNGFPCDMPALQAIAETHGLALIEDAAQALGATRDGRKTGSWGMGCFSLHPLKVLGACGDAGFIATNDEAHAERLRQLHNIGLRNRDEAAQLGVNSRLDTLQAAILLAKLPHVESWIEARDEHARAYRAALGEYVTLPPEEPGVRSVHCPFVIQIEEGRDRIRKSLLDQGIDTKVHYPIPAHRQEPFRSFHKHPLPTTERLVETILSLPSTPELSAKQRDRIIERLESELA; translated from the coding sequence ATGCTCCGGGTGCGGCGCGTGGTCGAACACGGGCAGTACATCCTGGGTCCTGAAGTCGCAGAACTCGAGTCGAGCCTGGCCGAGTATCTCGGCGTGGCTCACGTGATCGGCGTGAATTCGGGAACGGATGCGCTTGTGCTCGCTTTGAGCACCCACCGAATCGGTCCTGGCGACGAGGTCATCACTCCGTCCCACACGTTCCTGGCAACCACGGCTGCAATCTGTGCGCGCGGCGCGACCCCCGTGTTTGCCGACGTCGACCCGCGCACCATGGTGATCTGCGCGAAGAGCGTCGAGGAGCGCATCACCTCGCGCACCCGCGCCCTCCTTCCTGTCCACCTCAATGGCTTTCCCTGCGACATGCCGGCTCTCCAGGCGATCGCCGAAACTCACGGGCTTGCGCTGATCGAGGACGCGGCCCAGGCGCTGGGAGCGACCCGCGACGGACGCAAGACGGGAAGCTGGGGCATGGGTTGCTTTTCGCTGCACCCGCTCAAGGTTCTGGGTGCTTGCGGCGACGCCGGCTTCATCGCGACGAACGATGAAGCCCACGCGGAACGCCTCCGACAGCTCCACAACATCGGCCTGCGAAACCGCGACGAAGCCGCACAGCTCGGGGTCAACAGTCGTCTCGATACGCTACAGGCCGCCATTCTCCTCGCGAAGCTCCCGCACGTCGAGTCGTGGATCGAGGCGCGCGACGAACACGCTCGCGCTTATCGTGCCGCGCTCGGCGAGTACGTGACTCTCCCACCCGAAGAGCCGGGCGTCCGCTCGGTCCATTGCCCCTTCGTGATCCAGATAGAAGAGGGCCGGGATCGAATCCGCAAGAGCCTCCTGGATCAGGGGATCGACACAAAGGTCCACTATCCGATTCCGGCCCATCGCCAGGAGCCCTTCCGCTCGTTTCACAAACACCCGCTCCCGACGACCGAAAGACTCGTGGAGACAATTCTGAGTCTGCCATCGACTCCCGAGCTCA
- a CDS encoding NAD(P)-dependent oxidoreductase, which produces MTQHRILVTGAAGYIGSVLCPQLLRAGHRVTAFDGLFFGRESIGKLTEQPEFELIQGDIRERAALERVFGRNKFDRVIHLAAVSNDPSSELDADITRSVNLDGTRNVMELARQGGVGRFLYASSASVYGLRDDDKVTEDLELQPLTLYARYKGEGEEILDSLISDDFEGVAVRSATVCGMSPRLRLDLTVNILTDQAIRKRKITVFGGTQTRPNVHVGDLVDFYTLLLDAPDVNGEAFNVSHSNATVQQIAEIVRDEIDPSILIEAIRSDDNRSYRLDASKATRQLDWKPTRGIVDAVRDLAEAFAAGAIADPESSRYRNVALMSENLEFWKHFA; this is translated from the coding sequence ATGACCCAACATCGCATTCTCGTCACCGGCGCCGCCGGTTACATCGGTTCCGTCCTCTGTCCGCAGCTGCTGCGCGCCGGCCACCGCGTCACCGCCTTCGACGGCCTCTTCTTTGGGCGAGAGTCGATCGGAAAACTGACCGAGCAGCCGGAGTTCGAACTCATCCAGGGCGATATTCGAGAACGCGCCGCCCTCGAACGAGTCTTCGGCCGCAACAAATTTGATCGTGTGATCCATCTGGCGGCGGTGAGCAATGATCCGAGTTCAGAGCTCGATGCCGACATCACGCGCAGTGTCAATCTCGACGGCACGCGAAACGTCATGGAGCTTGCACGGCAGGGCGGCGTCGGGCGATTCCTCTATGCGTCGTCCGCAAGCGTGTACGGACTACGCGACGATGACAAGGTCACAGAGGACCTCGAACTCCAGCCGCTAACGCTCTACGCCCGGTACAAGGGCGAAGGCGAGGAGATCCTCGACAGCCTGATCAGCGACGACTTCGAAGGGGTTGCGGTCCGCTCCGCCACCGTCTGCGGCATGTCGCCGCGCCTGCGCCTCGACCTCACCGTCAACATCCTGACCGACCAGGCGATCCGCAAGAGGAAGATCACCGTATTCGGCGGCACGCAGACGCGGCCCAACGTCCACGTCGGCGATCTCGTCGACTTCTACACACTGCTCCTCGATGCACCCGACGTGAATGGTGAGGCATTCAACGTCTCGCATAGCAACGCGACCGTTCAGCAGATCGCCGAAATCGTACGAGATGAGATCGATCCCTCGATTCTAATCGAGGCGATCCGGTCCGACGACAACCGGTCCTATCGGCTCGACGCCAGCAAGGCGACGAGGCAGCTGGACTGGAAGCCCACGCGCGGCATCGTCGACGCGGTGCGCGATCTCGCCGAGGCATTTGCCGCCGGTGCGATCGCGGACCCGGAGTCCTCACGCTACCGCAACGTCGCCCTGATGTCGGAGAACCTCGAATTCTGGAAGCACTTCGCGTGA